Proteins encoded by one window of Pseudomonas tructae:
- the ompR gene encoding osmolarity response regulator transcription factor OmpR — protein sequence MSSTTAQNAEGEKILIVDDDPGLSSLLERFFTSKGYRARAVPNTEQMDRLLAREVFNLVVLDLMLPGEDGLTACRRLRGANNQIPIIMLTAKGDELSRIKGLELGADDYLAKPFNPDELMARVKAVLRRQAPAVPGAPGSEDETVTFGDYELSLATRELKRGEEVHMLTTGEFAVLKALVMHAREPLTRDKLMNLARGREWDALERSIDVQISRLRRMIEPDPSKPRYIQTVWGVGYVFVPDGNAGK from the coding sequence ATGAGCAGCACTACTGCACAAAACGCCGAAGGCGAAAAAATTCTTATCGTCGACGATGACCCGGGCCTGAGCAGCCTGCTGGAACGATTCTTCACCAGCAAGGGTTATCGTGCCCGTGCAGTACCCAACACCGAACAGATGGATCGCCTGCTGGCCCGTGAAGTCTTCAACCTGGTGGTGCTCGACCTGATGCTGCCGGGCGAAGACGGCCTGACCGCCTGCCGCCGCCTGCGCGGCGCCAACAACCAGATCCCGATCATCATGCTCACCGCCAAGGGCGACGAGCTGAGCCGTATCAAGGGCCTGGAACTGGGCGCCGACGATTACCTGGCCAAGCCTTTCAACCCCGACGAGCTGATGGCCCGGGTCAAGGCTGTGCTGCGTCGTCAGGCCCCGGCAGTACCGGGCGCTCCGGGTAGCGAGGACGAAACCGTCACCTTCGGCGACTACGAGCTGTCGCTGGCCACCCGCGAACTCAAGCGTGGCGAAGAAGTGCATATGCTCACCACCGGTGAGTTCGCCGTGCTCAAGGCGTTGGTCATGCACGCCCGCGAGCCGTTGACCCGCGACAAGCTGATGAACCTGGCCCGTGGCCGCGAGTGGGACGCCCTCGAGCGCTCCATCGACGTGCAGATCTCGCGCCTGCGCCGGATGATCGAGCCCGACCCGTCCAAGCCGCGTTATATCCAGACCGTCTGGGGTGTTGGTTATGTGTTCGTGCCGGATGGCAATGCCGGCAAGTGA
- the ssuC gene encoding aliphatic sulfonate ABC transporter permease SsuC, which yields MSRSSTPWQQRLAPWALPLLLLAVWQLAVSVGWLSTRILPAPSAVLSAGVELVRSGEIWKHLAISGWRAAVGFLIGGAIGLVLGFITGLSKWGERLLDSSVQMIRNVPHLALIPLVILWFGIDESAKIFLVALGTLFPIYLNTYHGIRNVDPALVEMARSYGLSGFELFRQVILPGALPSILVGVRFALGFMWLTLIVAETISANAGIGYLAMNAREFLQTDVVVLAIVLYAVLGKLADLAARGLERVWLRWHPAYQASRGEGA from the coding sequence ATGAGTCGTTCATCCACTCCCTGGCAGCAACGCCTGGCGCCCTGGGCGCTGCCGTTGCTGTTGCTGGCGGTCTGGCAACTGGCAGTCAGCGTCGGCTGGTTGTCGACGCGGATCCTGCCGGCGCCGAGCGCGGTGTTGAGCGCCGGTGTCGAGCTGGTGCGTAGCGGCGAGATCTGGAAGCACCTGGCAATCAGCGGCTGGCGGGCAGCCGTCGGCTTCCTGATTGGTGGCGCGATCGGCCTGGTGCTGGGCTTTATCACCGGCCTGTCGAAATGGGGCGAGCGCCTGCTCGACAGTTCGGTGCAGATGATTCGCAACGTGCCGCACCTGGCGCTGATTCCGCTGGTGATCCTGTGGTTCGGCATCGATGAGTCGGCGAAGATTTTCCTCGTGGCCCTGGGCACCCTGTTCCCGATTTACCTGAACACTTATCACGGCATCCGCAACGTCGATCCGGCCCTGGTGGAAATGGCTCGCAGTTATGGCTTGTCTGGCTTCGAGCTGTTCCGTCAGGTGATCCTGCCCGGCGCTTTGCCATCGATTCTGGTCGGTGTGCGCTTTGCCCTGGGTTTCATGTGGCTGACCTTGATCGTTGCCGAAACCATTTCCGCCAATGCCGGCATTGGCTACCTGGCAATGAATGCCCGTGAGTTTCTGCAGACCGATGTGGTGGTCCTGGCCATTGTCCTCTACGCCGTGCTCGGCAAGCTTGCCGACCTGGCCGCACGCGGTCTTGAGCGGGTCTGGCTGCGCTGGCATCCGGCCTATCAAGCAAGCAGGGGAGAGGGCGCATGA
- the ssuB gene encoding aliphatic sulfonates ABC transporter ATP-binding protein codes for MTILKETPPRLLRGIPLAAQNLQKTFGQRQVLRDIELHIPAGQFVAIVGRSGCGKSTLLRLLAGLDQPSGGELLAGSAPLCEAQQDTRLMFQEARLLPWKKVIDNVGLGLSGDWRPRALQALEAVGLAERANEWPAALSGGQKQRVALARALIHQPRLLLLDEPLGALDALTRIEMQQLIERLWRQHGFTVLLVTHDVSEAVAVADRVILIEDGEVGLDLHIDLPRPRMRGSHRLAALETEVLNRVLSIPGTPPEPEPVAPLPTQLRWAL; via the coding sequence ATGACCATCCTCAAAGAAACCCCACCACGGTTGTTGCGCGGGATTCCACTGGCGGCGCAGAACCTGCAGAAGACCTTTGGCCAGCGCCAGGTGCTGCGCGATATCGAGCTGCACATTCCGGCCGGGCAGTTCGTTGCCATTGTCGGGCGCAGCGGTTGTGGCAAGAGCACCCTGCTGCGCTTGCTCGCCGGGCTCGACCAACCCAGTGGCGGCGAGCTGCTGGCCGGTTCCGCGCCGCTGTGCGAAGCCCAGCAAGATACCCGCCTGATGTTCCAGGAAGCGCGTTTGCTGCCGTGGAAGAAGGTCATCGACAACGTCGGCCTGGGCTTGTCCGGCGACTGGCGGCCACGGGCGTTGCAAGCACTTGAAGCGGTCGGCCTGGCCGAACGGGCCAATGAATGGCCAGCGGCCTTGTCGGGCGGCCAGAAGCAACGCGTGGCCCTGGCCCGCGCCCTGATCCACCAGCCACGCCTGTTGCTGCTCGATGAGCCACTGGGCGCGCTGGATGCCCTGACCCGTATCGAGATGCAGCAGTTGATCGAACGGCTGTGGCGCCAGCACGGTTTCACCGTGTTGCTGGTCACCCATGACGTCAGCGAAGCGGTGGCGGTGGCCGACCGGGTGATCCTCATCGAAGACGGCGAAGTGGGCCTGGACCTGCACATCGACCTGCCACGCCCGCGGATGCGCGGTTCACACCGCCTGGCCGCACTGGAAACCGAAGTACTCAACCGGGTTCTGTCGATCCCGGGCACGCCGCCCGAGCCGGAACCTGTCGCACCTTTGCCGACGCAATTGCGTTGGGCTCTCTGA
- a CDS encoding RNA-binding S4 domain-containing protein: protein MAQKPEEDDKVRLDKWLWAARFYKTRALAKAAIESGKVHCRGERCKPGKEPRVGDEFVLRTGFDERTVVVRALSVVRRGAPQAQALYEETAESIERREKAAALRKAGELGVTTDGRPTKKQRRQLHQFHGSAG, encoded by the coding sequence ATGGCACAAAAGCCGGAAGAGGACGACAAGGTTCGCCTGGACAAGTGGCTATGGGCGGCGCGCTTCTACAAGACCCGGGCGCTGGCCAAGGCGGCCATTGAAAGCGGCAAGGTGCATTGCCGTGGGGAGCGTTGCAAGCCGGGCAAGGAGCCGCGGGTGGGCGATGAGTTCGTCTTGCGTACTGGCTTCGATGAGCGCACGGTGGTGGTCAGGGCGCTGTCGGTGGTGCGCCGCGGTGCGCCCCAGGCCCAAGCCTTGTACGAAGAAACTGCCGAGAGTATCGAGCGCCGCGAGAAGGCCGCGGCCCTGCGCAAGGCCGGCGAATTGGGCGTGACGACCGATGGTCGGCCGACCAAGAAGCAGCGGCGCCAACTCCACCAGTTTCACGGCAGTGCCGGTTAA
- a CDS encoding TOBE domain-containing protein — MTIKAINVRNQFKGTVKEILEGPVLSEIDVQTASGIVTSVITTRSVRELELAIGSEVIAFVKSTEVSIAKL, encoded by the coding sequence ATGACTATCAAAGCGATCAACGTACGCAACCAGTTCAAAGGCACCGTCAAGGAAATCCTCGAAGGCCCGGTACTGTCGGAAATCGACGTGCAGACCGCCTCGGGTATCGTGACTTCGGTCATTACCACCCGCTCGGTGCGCGAGCTGGAACTGGCCATTGGCAGCGAGGTGATTGCCTTTGTGAAGTCCACGGAAGTGTCGATCGCCAAACTCTGA
- the gshA gene encoding glutamate--cysteine ligase — translation MSELLNRRLSLLGQGDNLSLLKQCLHGIERECLRVTEDGRLAQTPHPDALGAALTHEQITTDYSESLLEFITPALADPAQTLESLENIHRFAYTKLGNEFLWSPSMPCPLPAEEDIPIAWYGTSNIGQLKYVYRKGLALRYGRTMQCIAGIHYNFSLPEKLWPLLRDAESATLDDREYQSAAYIALIRNFRRYSWLLMYLFGASPALDAGFLRGRPHQLEQFDADTLYLPYATSLRMSDLGYQSNAQAGLTPCYNNLASYTDSLRKAVATPYPPYVEIGTHKDGEWVQLNTNILQIENEYYSNIRPKRVTYSGERPIQALMARGIQYVEVRCLDINPFLPTGIDLPEARFLDAFLLFCALEDSPLLGNQECGNCTDNFLSVVKEGRRPGLQLQRDGQPVELKQWATELLQRIAPLAQLLDRSHGSEEHAKALQAQQAKVSDPSLTPSAQVLASMTEHKESFSRFALRQSQVHAEFFRAQALPVEQQQGFENAARESLEAQAKLEREEDKADFDLFVSAYQASILAISN, via the coding sequence TTGAGCGAACTTCTCAACCGCCGCCTGAGCCTGCTCGGCCAAGGCGACAACCTCTCCCTGCTCAAGCAGTGCCTGCACGGCATCGAGCGTGAATGCCTGCGCGTGACCGAGGACGGCCGCCTGGCCCAGACACCGCACCCCGACGCCCTGGGCGCGGCGCTGACCCACGAGCAGATCACCACGGATTACTCGGAGTCGCTGCTGGAGTTCATCACCCCGGCCCTGGCTGATCCTGCGCAGACCCTCGAAAGCCTGGAGAACATCCACCGCTTCGCTTATACCAAGCTTGGCAACGAGTTTCTCTGGAGCCCTTCGATGCCCTGCCCGTTGCCGGCCGAGGAAGACATCCCGATCGCCTGGTACGGCACCTCCAACATCGGTCAGCTCAAGTACGTCTACCGCAAGGGCCTGGCCCTGCGCTACGGCCGCACCATGCAGTGCATTGCCGGGATTCATTACAATTTCTCGCTGCCAGAAAAACTCTGGCCGCTGTTACGCGATGCAGAAAGCGCCACGCTGGATGATCGCGAGTATCAATCGGCGGCCTACATCGCCCTGATCCGTAATTTCCGCCGTTACAGCTGGCTGCTGATGTACCTGTTCGGCGCCTCGCCGGCCCTGGATGCCGGCTTCTTGCGTGGCCGCCCGCACCAGCTCGAGCAGTTCGACGCCGACACCCTGTACCTGCCCTACGCCACCAGCTTGCGCATGAGCGACCTGGGCTACCAGAGCAATGCCCAGGCCGGCCTCACGCCCTGCTACAACAACCTCGCCAGCTACACCGACAGCCTGCGCAAGGCGGTGGCCACGCCTTATCCGCCCTATGTCGAGATCGGTACGCACAAGGATGGCGAGTGGGTTCAGCTCAACACCAACATCCTGCAGATCGAAAACGAGTATTACTCCAACATCCGCCCCAAGCGCGTCACCTACAGCGGTGAGCGGCCGATCCAGGCGCTGATGGCCCGTGGCATCCAGTACGTCGAAGTCCGTTGCCTGGACATCAACCCGTTCCTGCCCACCGGAATCGACCTGCCAGAAGCGCGTTTCCTTGATGCCTTCCTGCTGTTCTGCGCCCTGGAAGACAGCCCGCTGCTGGGCAACCAGGAATGCGGTAACTGCACCGACAACTTCCTCAGCGTGGTCAAGGAAGGCCGCCGTCCGGGTCTGCAATTGCAGCGTGACGGCCAGCCGGTCGAGCTCAAGCAGTGGGCCACTGAACTGCTCCAACGCATTGCGCCACTGGCCCAACTGCTCGACCGCAGCCACGGCAGCGAAGAACACGCCAAGGCTCTGCAGGCGCAACAAGCCAAGGTCAGCGACCCTTCCCTGACGCCATCGGCGCAGGTGCTGGCGAGCATGACCGAGCACAAGGAAAGCTTCAGCCGCTTCGCCTTGCGCCAAAGCCAGGTCCATGCCGAGTTCTTCCGTGCCCAGGCCCTGCCGGTTGAGCAGCAGCAAGGTTTTGAAAATGCTGCGCGCGAGTCCCTGGAGGCGCAAGCCAAGCTTGAGCGCGAAGAGGACAAAGCCGACTTCGACCTGTTTGTCAGCGCCTACCAGGCCAGCATCCTGGCGATCAGCAACTGA
- a CDS encoding ATP-binding protein, protein MKTPLWFPQSFFARTLWLVLIVVLFSKALTLVYLLMNEDVLVDRQYSHGVALTLRAYWAADESDRDKIAEAAGLIRVVGSGVPEGEQHWPYSEIYQRQMQAELGADTEVRLRVHAPPALWVRAPSLGDGWLKVPLYPHPLRGQKIWSVLGWFLAIGLLSTASAWIFVRQLNQPLKRLVFAARQLGQGRSVRLPVSDTPSEMTEVYRAFNQMAEDVEQAGRERELMLAGVSHDLRTPLTRLRLSLSLLPNESDLTDDMVRDIEDMDAILDQFLAFIRDGRDEPVEEIDFSELVREVVAPFNQPEEQVRLCLEPIPPFPLRRVSLKRMLNNLIGNALYHAGKGVEVAAYVSGENGAPYVVLSVLDRGAGIDPGELEGIFNPFIRGDRARSGKGTGLGLAIVKRIAAQHGGNVQLRNRSGGGLEARVRLPLGLMLPRDAV, encoded by the coding sequence ATGAAAACGCCCCTGTGGTTCCCGCAAAGCTTCTTCGCCCGCACCCTTTGGCTGGTGCTGATCGTCGTGCTGTTCTCCAAGGCCCTGACCCTGGTGTACCTGCTGATGAACGAGGACGTGCTGGTTGACCGGCAGTACAGCCACGGCGTGGCTTTGACCCTGCGCGCCTACTGGGCTGCCGATGAGTCCGATCGCGACAAGATCGCCGAGGCGGCAGGGTTGATCCGCGTGGTCGGTTCCGGCGTTCCCGAGGGTGAGCAGCACTGGCCGTACAGCGAGATCTACCAGCGCCAGATGCAGGCTGAACTTGGCGCCGACACCGAGGTGCGCCTGCGCGTGCATGCGCCGCCGGCCCTGTGGGTGCGGGCGCCGAGCCTGGGCGATGGCTGGCTGAAGGTGCCGTTGTATCCGCATCCGTTGCGTGGACAGAAGATCTGGAGCGTGCTGGGCTGGTTCCTGGCCATCGGCCTGTTGTCCACCGCTTCGGCGTGGATCTTCGTGCGCCAGCTCAACCAGCCGCTCAAGCGCCTGGTGTTCGCCGCCCGGCAACTGGGTCAGGGGCGCAGCGTGCGCCTGCCGGTCAGTGACACGCCCAGCGAGATGACCGAGGTGTACCGTGCTTTCAACCAGATGGCCGAGGATGTCGAGCAAGCCGGCCGCGAGCGTGAACTGATGCTCGCCGGGGTATCCCATGACTTGCGCACACCGCTGACGCGCCTGCGTTTGTCGTTGTCGCTGCTGCCCAACGAAAGCGACCTGACCGACGACATGGTCCGCGATATCGAAGACATGGACGCGATCCTCGACCAGTTCCTGGCCTTCATTCGCGATGGTCGCGACGAGCCGGTCGAAGAGATCGACTTCAGCGAGCTGGTGCGTGAAGTGGTGGCGCCGTTCAACCAGCCCGAGGAGCAGGTGCGCCTGTGTCTGGAGCCGATCCCGCCGTTCCCGCTGCGCCGGGTCTCGCTCAAGCGAATGCTCAACAACCTGATTGGCAACGCCCTGTATCACGCCGGCAAGGGCGTCGAGGTCGCTGCCTATGTGTCTGGCGAGAATGGTGCGCCTTATGTGGTGCTCAGCGTGCTGGACCGTGGTGCCGGGATCGACCCGGGTGAACTGGAAGGTATCTTCAACCCGTTCATTCGCGGCGACCGTGCCCGTAGCGGCAAGGGCACCGGGCTGGGCCTGGCGATCGTCAAGCGGATCGCCGCCCAGCACGGTGGCAATGTGCAGTTGCGCAACCGTTCAGGCGGCGGCCTGGAGGCGCGAGTGCGGCTGCCGCTGGGCCTGATGCTGCCGCGCGATGCCGTCTAG
- a CDS encoding TetR/AcrR family transcriptional regulator produces the protein MTRTVTPRKPRARSQARIDSILEAARTLLASEGVASLSIYSVAERAQIPPSSVYHFFASVPALLEALTADVHGAFRACLEAPIDAVALNTWHDLSRLVEQRMLLIYNEDAAARQLILAQHGLSEVTQADRQHDIELGDLMHKLFAEHFQLPVLPDDVDVFALAMELGDRVYARSVQLHGQITPRLAEEGMRVFDAYLGLYLPPFLPKR, from the coding sequence ATGACCCGCACCGTTACCCCGCGCAAACCCCGTGCCCGCAGCCAGGCGAGGATCGATTCGATCCTCGAGGCGGCGCGTACGCTGCTGGCCAGCGAAGGGGTGGCCAGCCTGTCGATCTACAGCGTGGCCGAGCGTGCGCAGATTCCGCCGTCTTCGGTGTATCACTTCTTCGCCAGTGTGCCGGCATTGCTTGAAGCGCTCACTGCTGACGTGCACGGCGCTTTTCGCGCCTGCCTCGAGGCGCCGATCGACGCGGTGGCGTTGAACACCTGGCACGACCTGTCGCGCCTGGTCGAGCAACGCATGCTGCTGATCTACAACGAAGATGCCGCAGCGCGCCAGCTGATCCTGGCCCAGCACGGCCTGAGCGAAGTGACCCAGGCTGACCGCCAGCACGATATCGAGCTGGGCGACCTGATGCATAAGCTGTTCGCCGAGCATTTCCAGTTGCCGGTGTTGCCGGACGATGTGGATGTGTTTGCCTTGGCCATGGAGCTGGGTGATCGGGTGTATGCCCGCTCGGTGCAGTTGCATGGGCAGATCACGCCGCGCTTGGCCGAGGAAGGGATGCGGGTGTTTGATGCGTATCTGGGGTTGTATCTGCCGCCCTTTTTGCCGAAACGCTGA
- the rimB gene encoding retropepsin-like aspartic endopeptidase RimB has product MKTFDHLTVIGLREWVALPDLGLAGLRAKIDTGASTSSLHATEVEPFERNGQPWVRFNAHLGSVVQLRHRRCEAPLVTMKTIKSSNGQAQTRYVIRTPLALGDRVWEVEFTLACRKAMRYRLLLGSKALIHGQLVVNPGLKYVQDKPAFPATITPSTGVA; this is encoded by the coding sequence TTGAAGACATTTGACCATTTGACCGTGATCGGCCTGCGCGAGTGGGTAGCCCTGCCGGACCTTGGCCTGGCCGGCCTGCGGGCCAAGATCGACACCGGTGCCAGCACCTCGAGCCTGCACGCCACCGAAGTCGAACCCTTCGAGCGCAATGGCCAGCCATGGGTGCGTTTCAACGCTCACCTGGGTTCGGTGGTACAGCTGCGTCACCGGCGCTGCGAAGCGCCGCTGGTGACCATGAAAACCATCAAGAGCTCCAACGGCCAGGCCCAGACCCGCTACGTGATCCGCACGCCGCTGGCACTGGGTGACCGGGTATGGGAGGTGGAATTCACCCTGGCCTGTCGCAAGGCCATGCGTTATCGCCTGCTGCTCGGATCCAAAGCCCTGATCCATGGCCAGTTGGTGGTCAACCCGGGGCTCAAGTACGTTCAGGACAAGCCGGCATTCCCGGCCACTATCACTCCCTCCACAGGTGTTGCATGA
- the rimK gene encoding 30S ribosomal protein S6--L-glutamate ligase, whose translation MKIAVLSRNPRLYSTRRLVEAGTERGHEVVVIDTLRAYMNIASHKPQIHYRGKPLENFDAVIPRIGASVTFYGCAVLRQFEMMGVFPLNESVAIARSRDKLRSLQLLSRRGIGLPVTGFAHSPDDIPDLIQMVNGAPLVIKVLEGTQGIGVVLCETTKAAESVIEAFMGLKQNIMVQEYIKEAGGADIRCFVVGDKVIASMKRQAKPGEFRSNLHRGGSASLIKITPEERMTAIRAAKVMGLSVAGVDILRSNHGPLVMEVNSSPGLEGIEVTTGKNVAGMIIEHLEKNGGPNLTRTKGKG comes from the coding sequence ATGAAGATCGCCGTGCTGTCGCGAAACCCGCGTCTGTATTCCACTCGTCGCCTGGTCGAAGCCGGTACCGAACGAGGCCATGAGGTGGTTGTGATCGACACCCTGCGCGCCTATATGAACATTGCCAGCCACAAGCCGCAGATCCACTACCGTGGCAAACCGCTGGAAAACTTCGACGCCGTGATCCCACGGATTGGCGCGTCGGTGACCTTCTACGGCTGCGCGGTGCTGCGCCAGTTCGAAATGATGGGGGTCTTCCCGCTCAACGAATCGGTGGCCATTGCCCGCTCGCGGGACAAGCTGCGCTCGCTGCAGCTGCTGTCGCGCCGGGGTATCGGTTTGCCAGTCACAGGCTTTGCCCATTCGCCGGACGATATTCCCGACCTGATCCAGATGGTCAATGGCGCGCCCCTGGTGATCAAGGTACTCGAAGGCACCCAGGGCATCGGCGTGGTGTTGTGCGAAACCACCAAGGCTGCCGAGTCGGTGATCGAGGCGTTCATGGGCCTGAAGCAGAACATCATGGTCCAGGAATACATCAAGGAAGCCGGCGGCGCTGATATCCGCTGCTTCGTGGTCGGCGACAAGGTCATCGCCTCGATGAAGCGCCAGGCCAAGCCCGGCGAATTTCGCTCCAACCTGCACCGTGGCGGCAGCGCCAGCCTGATCAAGATCACCCCGGAAGAGCGCATGACCGCCATCCGCGCAGCCAAGGTCATGGGCCTGAGCGTGGCCGGGGTGGATATCCTGCGTTCCAATCACGGCCCGCTGGTCATGGAGGTGAACTCCTCGCCGGGCCTGGAAGGTATCGAAGTCACCACCGGCAAGAACGTCGCCGGGATGATCATCGAACACCTGGAGAAGAACGGCGGGCCGAACCTGACCCGCACCAAGGGCAAAGGCTAG
- a CDS encoding Tex family protein, whose product MDSINSRIAEELGVRPQQVEAAVALLDEGSTVPFIARYRKEVTGSLDDTQLRHLEERLRYLRELDDRRVSILASIEEQGKLTPALAREIKLADTKTRLEDLYLPYKQKRRTKGQIALEAGLGELADGLLNDPQLSPETEAARFVDTERGVADVKAALEGAKYILMERFAEDASLLDKLRSFLKQEAVLSARLVAGKEEEGAKFRDYFEHDELLKSVPSHRALAIFRGRNEGVLAATLKVGEELPGTLHPCEMMIAERFGLHNQNRPADKWLAEVVRWTWKVKLYSHLETDLFGELRDNAEGEAINVFAHNLHDLLLAAPAGPRATLGLDPGLRTGCKVAVVDATGKLLDTATVYPHVPKNQWDQTIAVLAALCAKHSVELIAIGNGTASRETDKLAAELIKKYPALKMTKVMVSEAGASVYSASELAAKEFPDLDVSIRGAVSIARRLQDPLAELVKIEPKSIGVGQYQHDVSQLKLARGLDAVVEDCVNAVGVDVNTASVALLARISGLNSTLAQNIVSHRDANGAFKTRAALKKVSRLGEKTFEQAAGFLRVMNGDNPLDASAVHPEAYPLVQRIAAQTDRDIRSLIGDSGFLKRLDPKKFTDETFGLPTVTDILQELDKPGRDPRPEFKTAEFQEGVEDLKDLQLGMILEGVVTNVTNFGAFVDIGVHQDGLVHISALSEKFIKDPREAVKAGDVVKVKVMEIDIPRKRVGLSMRMGDTPGEKIDGARGSRPGSAPRQSSAPARAKETPAPANNAMASLFANAKQLKKK is encoded by the coding sequence ATGGACAGCATCAACAGCCGCATCGCCGAGGAACTCGGTGTCCGCCCACAACAGGTCGAAGCGGCCGTGGCTCTACTTGATGAAGGTTCGACCGTGCCTTTTATCGCCCGCTACCGCAAAGAAGTTACCGGCAGCCTGGATGATACCCAGCTGCGCCACCTGGAAGAGCGCCTGCGCTACCTGCGCGAGCTGGACGACCGGCGTGTCAGCATCCTTGCCAGCATTGAAGAACAAGGCAAGCTGACCCCTGCACTTGCCCGTGAAATCAAGCTGGCCGACACCAAGACCCGCCTCGAAGACCTCTACCTGCCGTACAAGCAAAAGCGCCGCACCAAGGGCCAGATCGCCCTGGAAGCCGGCCTCGGCGAGCTGGCCGACGGCCTGCTGAACGATCCGCAGTTGAGCCCGGAAACCGAAGCGGCGCGTTTCGTCGACACGGAAAGAGGCGTGGCCGATGTCAAAGCCGCCCTCGAAGGCGCCAAGTACATCCTCATGGAGCGCTTTGCCGAAGACGCCAGCCTGCTCGACAAGCTGCGCAGCTTCCTCAAGCAGGAAGCGGTGCTCAGCGCCCGCCTGGTGGCTGGCAAGGAAGAGGAAGGGGCGAAGTTTCGCGATTACTTCGAGCACGACGAGTTGCTCAAGAGCGTGCCATCGCACCGCGCCCTGGCGATTTTCCGTGGGCGCAACGAAGGCGTGCTGGCAGCGACCTTGAAAGTCGGCGAAGAACTGCCCGGCACTCTGCACCCGTGCGAGATGATGATCGCCGAGCGATTCGGCCTGCACAATCAGAACCGTCCTGCCGACAAATGGCTGGCCGAAGTGGTGCGCTGGACCTGGAAGGTCAAGCTCTACAGTCACCTGGAGACCGACCTGTTCGGCGAGCTGCGCGACAACGCCGAAGGCGAAGCGATCAATGTTTTCGCCCACAACCTGCACGACCTGCTGCTGGCCGCCCCGGCCGGCCCACGTGCCACCCTGGGTCTGGACCCGGGCCTGCGCACCGGTTGCAAGGTCGCCGTGGTCGACGCCACCGGCAAGCTGCTGGACACCGCCACCGTCTACCCGCACGTACCGAAAAACCAGTGGGACCAGACCATCGCTGTGCTCGCTGCGCTGTGCGCCAAGCATTCGGTCGAGCTGATTGCCATCGGTAACGGTACCGCCAGCCGCGAAACCGACAAGCTCGCCGCCGAACTGATCAAGAAGTATCCAGCGCTGAAAATGACCAAGGTCATGGTCTCCGAAGCCGGCGCTTCGGTGTACTCGGCCTCGGAGCTGGCGGCCAAGGAGTTCCCGGACCTCGACGTGTCGATCCGTGGTGCGGTATCCATCGCCCGCCGCCTGCAGGACCCGCTGGCGGAGCTGGTGAAAATCGAGCCGAAATCCATCGGTGTCGGCCAGTACCAGCATGACGTTTCGCAACTCAAACTGGCCCGTGGCCTGGATGCGGTGGTCGAGGACTGCGTGAACGCCGTCGGCGTCGACGTCAACACCGCTTCGGTCGCGCTGCTGGCACGCATCTCCGGCCTCAACAGCACCCTGGCACAGAACATCGTCAGCCATCGCGACGCCAATGGCGCCTTCAAGACCCGCGCCGCGCTGAAGAAAGTCAGTCGCCTGGGCGAAAAGACTTTCGAGCAAGCCGCAGGCTTCCTGCGTGTGATGAACGGCGACAACCCGCTGGACGCCTCGGCCGTGCACCCGGAAGCCTACCCGCTGGTACAACGCATTGCCGCCCAGACCGACCGCGACATCCGCTCGCTGATCGGTGACAGCGGTTTCCTCAAGCGTCTGGACCCGAAGAAGTTCACCGACGAAACCTTCGGCCTGCCGACCGTCACCGACATCCTCCAGGAACTGGACAAACCCGGCCGCGACCCGCGTCCGGAATTCAAGACTGCCGAGTTCCAGGAAGGCGTCGAAGACCTCAAGGACCTGCAACTGGGGATGATCCTCGAAGGCGTGGTGACCAACGTCACCAACTTCGGTGCCTTCGTCGACATCGGCGTGCACCAGGATGGCCTGGTGCATATCTCGGCGCTGTCGGAGAAGTTCATCAAGGACCCGCGTGAAGCGGTCAAGGCCGGTGACGTGGTCAAGGTCAAGGTCATGGAAATCGACATCCCGCGTAAACGCGTCGGCCTGTCGATGCGCATGGGCGATACCCCGGGCGAGAAGATCGACGGCGCCCGTGGCAGCCGTCCGGGCTCGGCGCCACGCCAGTCAAGCGCGCCAGCCCGGGCCAAGGAAACCCCAGCCCCGGCCAACAACGCCATGGCCTCGCTGTTCGCCAATGCCAAGCAGTTGAAGAAGAAGTAA